aaaaatgtcacagaacCTATAATGTTTTCTGCCTGACAGATTTTGTGACTTTGGGTGATCTGGCCTCTTAAAATGACATCAATTCCTTCAAcattcaacacaacacagctggTAACAAGAGAAAATATATCTTACCTCAGAGTACAACATGTTCCTTCAGTTGATCTGTCTAACGTTTCTCTTCTTCCAAGATGTTGTCCACTGAGGCTGCACATCTACAGGAGCCTTAACATGCAACAAAAGTCAGCATTAATGCTGGAAAGTGGAGAACTGCATCATGTTGATAAACAGGATGTGGACAAACCTGAAGACTGTGCACTTGTTCCCACAGAGCGTTTCTACATCAGTCCACCTGCAGTGATCTACACattgaaacacaaaataaagcaaagttttgtatgccataaaaatgtcatagtttagTGTGCCAGTCCGTCTCCAGTGCTGTTTATACCCTGATGACGACTCTTCAGGTGAAACGTGTCCTCCGAGAGCagcaggggccgtattcacaaagcttcctcgtACGtggagttgctcctagtgacagATTTCTAGGAAATTTCTCAgaattgtgatgttttcttaaAGTTTAGATGaagtccttgtaaagataaaagttactcacagagcatcttagaccttaaaagagcgcctaaggtgaaaaactgttcaGAGGAGACAAAgggcgtgtctgtgacaaccaatcacatctgttaaagaACGGGcacaaccacacctcctcactacggtaaaagtttctgtttcttcctcgctcagagttgctctgagaacttccCTACATCACTCTGAAGCTAgtactctttgttttttttatttctttgtcatCGCGCAGTATGCCGACTAAACTTCGTAGTATACAAAAAAAAGTAGCGTAGAATGCCATAAAAgaaatttcatcaaaatgtcatactaGACTGTGCCATAAAGACACAgcgtctttgtgtctgtgtgaaaccAGCGAGCCCTCAGTCATCATTAAGACAGTAAATCTGCATATTCCTCTTCTTTTAACAGTACCGTCACTTTACGCTTAAGTAGCCCAAGGAAAGACAATACCAGCCTCTCTTCAATTATTTATTCTCACATCAGCCCAAAAAGATGACAAATGCTAATTCTGGTCCGTTCCCCAGCTGGGCATCCAAGTGCTCATTAGTTTTAAAGAAGGTTAATCCATTTAGGTTTTGCATATTGATATGCCAATTATGTCTCAACGCGGAGCAGGCATCCGTCAAGGTAATAGTGCATAAACACATGCGGGAACATTAGAGAGAAGTCAACGTTATAATAAAGTAGGTGTTAATTGGTGAGCCGAGGACTGTCGGCTAACTCATGTGTGTAATGTACAGCGGggtgaggaggggaggaagacgGGATCTCATCAGATTTCTCCCCCCAAAATCATGTCATCCGCAAACCCCATGCTGCGAGCTCTCTGGGTGTCGCGCCCAAACGCTCGACTGGAGAGGAGGGTCACGGGGGCAAGGGATTGTGGGAGTTATTATGGTGCAGtgtagagaaaatgttttcattaccaGATAATACACAATCTGTAAAGAAGTGGagagacaataaagtcccaatgtcctcaaacgagacgataataaagttccaatgtcctcaaacgagacaatagtAAAGacccaatgtcctcaaaggagacgataataaagttccaatgtccagaaacgagacaataataaagtcccaatgtcctcaaacgagacgataataaagacccaatgtcctcaaacgagacgatagtAAAtacccaatgtcctcaaacgagacgataataaagtcccaatgtcctcaaacgagacaataataaagacccaatgtcctcaaacgagacgatagtAAAtacccaatgtcctcaaacgagacgataataaagtcccaatgtcctcaaacgagacgataataaagacccaatgtcctcaaacgagacNNNNNNNNNNNNNNNNNNNNNNNNNNNNNNNNNNNNNNNNNNNNNNNNNNNNNNNNNNNNNNNNNNNNNNNNNNNNNNNNNNNNNNNNNNNNNNNNNNNNNNNNNNNNNNNNNNNNNNNNNNNNNNNNNNNNNNNNNNNNNNNNNNNNNNNNNNNNNNNNNNNNNNNNNNNNNNNNNNNNNNNNNNNNNNNNNNNNNNNNNNNNNNNNNNNNNNNNNNNNNNNNNNNNNNNNNNNNNNNNNNNNNNNNNNNNNNNNNNNNNNNNNNNNNNNNNNNNNNNNNNNNNNNNNNNNNNNNNNNNNNNNNNNNNNNNNNNNNNNNNNNNNNNNNNNNNNNNNNNNNNNNNNNNNNNNNNNNNNNNNNNNNNNNNNNNNNNNNNNNNNNNNNNNNNNNNNNNNNNNNNNNNNNNNNNNNNNNNNNNNNNNNNNNNNNNNNNNNNNNNNNNNNNNNNNNNNNNNNNNNNNNNNNNNNNNNNNNNNNNNNNNNNNNNNNNNNNNNNNNNNNNNNNNNNNNNNNNNNNNNNNNNNNNNNNNNNNNNNNNNNNNNNNNNNNNNNNNNNNNNNNNNNNNNNNNNNNNNNNNNNNNNNNNNNNNNNNNNNNNNNNNNNNNNNNNNNNNNNNNNNNNNNNNNNNNNNNNNNNNNNNNNNNNNNNNNNNNNNNNNNNNNNNNNNNNNNNNNNNNNNNNNNNNNNNNNNNNNNNNNNNNNNNNNNNNNNNNNNNNNNNNNNNNNNNNNNNNNNNNNNNNNNNNNNNNNNNNNNNNNNNNNNNNNNNNNNNNNNNNNNNNNNNNNNNNNNNNNNNNNNNNNNNNNNNNNNNNNNNNNNNNNNNNNNNNNNNNNNNNNNNNNNNNNNNNNNNNNNNNNNNNNNNNNNNNNNNaagtcccaatgtcctcaaacgagacgataataaagtcccaatgtcctcaaactacACGATAGTAAAgacccaatgtcctcaaaccagacgataataaagtcccaatgtcctcacacgagacgataataaagtcccaatgtcctcagacAAGACGattataaagtcccaatgtcctcaaacgagacgataataaagtcccaatgtcctcaaagtagacgataataaagtcccaatgtcctcagacAAGACGATTAtaacgataataaagtcccaatgtcctcagacAAGACGattataaagtcccaatgtcctcaaaccagacgataGTAAAgacccaatgtcctcaaaccagacgataataaagtcccaatgtcctcaaactagacgataataaagtcccaatgtcctcagacAAGACGattataaagtcccaatgtcctcaaactacACGATAGTAAAgacccaatgtcctcaaaccagacgatagtaaagtctcaatgtcctcaaacgagacaataattaAATACCAACGTCCTTAAAGACACACCACCAACGAAGGACTAATGGCTAAAAATTGTGGAAGAAATGTTGACACACATACTGAGACTACAAGAAGCACAACTAGAAAGACAGTGGGAGAAATGGACTCTATTAAAGTCTCACAGAGACAACACTGGACAGGAAATATAATCAATAGATACATTAATCCTTAAGGCTGTAAAATGTGTATCTGACCACgcagtttttatttcattagcTCTTATTTTgcagttattttattattctatcAGGCTGTTGTAACCAACATATCAATGTCACAAAAATTAAACCTTAAGTGTCCTTAAGAGcaaacttaaggtgctttgtgcaaccgACCCAAGGACCTCAAAACTGcagttaaagggtaactttggtatttatCAACTTGGACTctattttcctatgtttttgtgaatactggagactttttttttttttttaaattggtccactATTGAGTGTGAGCACAGCAGCCAGTagcagcgaaacaggctgcaatttgACCACATCGTCAATGTGCATTCATTtagagtttgtttttgtcactgacaggctcaggtcGTTATcacaagtgtctgacagcattgtgaaaaggatccctacagagatagacctttttgtttcaccacaaacagccctgaaaacaccatcaccaaacccaccagactccatttaaataaactgtcattttattatcataaaacacactatATTCACAgttgaaagaaacaaaataaaactcacaggcACCGTCTTGGTTCGTCTTTTCATtgtttcaacaatcaccaactctggttaggttgaaattaacccttaactcacccagttagatgtgacaacatgctgcctctatatatgctaaaattactctttatttgaatggagtctggtgggtttggcgatggtgatttcagggctgtttctggttgaacaaaaaggtctatctctgttgggatcatttccataatgttgtcagactttTATAATAACAGTTTTAGTGAACGTACATTGACGGTTCATAATTGCCCGTTAATGTTACCTTTGAACTGCACTCATCCACTTAAACACCAAAATATCATACATAATTTTGtcttgtaaaaataaattaaaaaaacaaaacactttgaagactgtttctcattttatttagaGTTGGTGGAGTAAAAATAATTCCCACTGATGCACATTAACGGACAAATATAAACCACTGACTGTCATTCTACAAAACTGCTGATGATCAtcaagtttacatgttttaattaGGCAGCAAGTCAAAGAGCCGAGGTTACAATTGTGCTTCAAGTACAGATTCCATTAACAATACGATCCATTGTTTCGGTTGCACAAACCATCCAAGTCAGTGGATCTGATGTGAAACCACAGACCTCTCTTCATTCATTGGCTGCTGGCAGTGAACGCTGCTCCCAGGGTTTCTACGAAGCAATGGACGTCGCTGAAGGAGTTGTAGAGCGGCACTGGAGCGATGCGCAGCACACTGGGCTCCCTCATGTCACACTGAACCACACCAAAGGACAAAGTTAATGTTGATATGTTCACCACTCCTCTGAAGATTCTGCTACAGCTGTTCAATACTCACAGCGACCCCCCTCTTCTCCAGCTCCTGGAAGACCTTTCGGATGGGGATGGAGAAGGAGAGTGAGAGCTGACAGCCTCTCTGCTGAGGGTCGGAGGGCGTGAGGATGCGCACGTGGGGTTTGTGAGGCTGCGTGGGGTCCTCGCTGTAATAATGGTGGATCAGATACTCCAGGTAGGCCGTCAGCAGGAGGGACTTCCTGCGCAATTCCTGCATACTGGTCATGTTAAACACCTGGCGAAATGAAAATGATGTCACTGACTAACcgtttgaaacctgagcaaattggattgatttcttttaaaaacgtgggaagaaggcaatgagcaccaaaagaagaaatgatcccaaaaatttgcaagaaattactgaaaagagaaaactaaaaaagaaaattattaacaaccaaacaaacaaacaaaaaaatacagttaaaaacaaacaaacaaggaaatgaccagGAAAGATtacttaaaaattataataactctgtaacatgattttaaaatgtaacaatgatgataataataacaataatgaataTTGCTTTatcctatttttaaaaaaaaaaaaaattctaaatctATTCAGTTATTGCATTTTGCAGGACATTTCTTATCAAGTTGatcattgccttttttccccatgtttctgAGAAAAATCCCATCAATTTGCTCAGCGTTAAAAGcttaaatacttgtgaaaggtgtctgaaagcagcacgagaaaagtgatgtcgctccaggtttcaaagggttaaaaaggCTTTGTTTATCATCTCATGTTCAAATCTTtacaaaacatacagtacatatcaAAGCCTGGGCTTAAAAAGTATGGTAAGTATGGTATTGTTAATTTTATCTCTTATCctcttgttattttttttttttaaagtagatCTTTAtctctttagttttatttttaatctatgaattttaatttattgtaactATTTTTATTACCAtgtcttgattttattttatttgattattagTTTTAcctaatattttgtttgtttttgtattattattattattattaaacttttttattgttatttatataattttttaaatttttaattaactagtttctatttatattttgttaccatctctattttatttattaatatttatattgtgttatgaatgtatttttaattcttatcttttattttatttttatacatatatttaagcaatatcacactcgagctcgtgatgttatactcgtatatcgtcacagtgccgaagacaatcacagccgtgacgatatacgagtacaacatcacgagctcgagtttttatacaacagttcaacagttaaataagcaaggctgattaagaaatgttgaaaaatgaggacaaaatagataatttaagcattttatttgtcttccgccaacaaaaatagttccctcaggactccgctgtcaccgttgctatgtaacgcagacatggtgcgccaggcacttactctttatacacatttatctgcacgtttccattaattgtgcagccggtgaaataagtctctggtgactgcatggtggactgtcgcttcacaggcacagccgactctgccttctgatctgacagtatgttgcttttctccaagtcattgagctccgctgatgaaacactgacaaacctggatgtgtgctcagatggattcagcttctcctctccctcatcttcctctgatgaccattcatagttcaattcaaaacttattttaggaaataaatccatatttttggctgtttgacagtggatgaattaattagcctacaacgcaactgctgacctaactgacactaaccgtcagttttgatttgattgttgattgcaatcagctgtgaggcggagtgatacatacacagtgaaataaccgtgatgttgtactccaatatcgtcacggttttactgtctctcgaccaatcagattgcagggccagaactaactgttgtataattttgtattatgaatttatttttgattcaGTCTCatctgttattttatttctctaatttttatttttaactgattcatttttacttgattttaattaacatctcttttattttttatatttatacttttatttttcattattgctttattttcaattaagtcttatctttattttgttttttatcttttttaattaattttactcCATCTCcttatattgtttttatatttatttattctatttctattttttgtagtatgaagttattttaattcttattttatctcttttttttatttaataaaattattattaattttaaattattttaattaaataatattaattaatacaactattaatttaattaaattacttattttttattaccatctgttttatttttaattttatatatttctatttgtattgattttctttttttattcggTTTGACTATCTGTatatttactaaaaaaaaaaaatttcaaactgaaagattaaatattcattagaggctgatttttatttatttaattattttttgctttaaaagcccaataaacctaaaaaaaatttttttttaaaaacctctaaaatatctgaaaaacaaaaaaaaacatttttactgagctaaaaactgctgtttttctttaaaaagttaaaatgtttttacaggacAATGACATTTTATCtagagaccaaaaaaaaaaaaaacataacctgAGGGCATATTTATTGACAAGGGGGCTGTTAAGTTGATCGAGTGTTAGAAGCCTTGTAAAGTGCAGTGCAGTACCTGTAAACTGGCCTGCAGGGGGCAGACCAGCAGGATGGGCTGGTTTGACAGTCTGAAGCCGTTCACTCCAGGCTGCAGCTCCAtcactgacaacacacacaaacaccgtCACTGCTgcagtaaacaacaacaacaacaacaacaacaacagcatctgtctgtgtctgacactttAAGCACGGACAAACATGAGGACACATTTAACCAGACGCATTCAGGGTGCAGGTGTGGATGGAATATCCAATGAgaccacaagatggcagcattcAGCTACTTGAACAGGTGAAGCTTGGACACATTTTGATATTAAACATTTAAGACAGAGCAGCAGCGCGTCGCACCGCAGGCTGCAGCTGGACGTCATGTAGAAATATCAGAGGTTATAAAACATGACTGAGCTCACCGTTACTCATCTGGAACCGAGTTTTCAGGTCATGTCCCCACCACCCCATCAGCCTGCACGAGAcggagacagaggaagaaacTGATGTGATGAAGCAGTTTGCAGAgatgaagattctcagtcatgcAGGGGGGTGCTCCATCAGCGCAGCTAAGAATATCCAGACTAAGGTGAAGTTTGACTCAACGCCAGCTCCCAGTCTGGCGCCAACCCGTTCcatcaagtgaaatcagctggctccAGTTGACGCTAAATCAAGCCTCACCTGTTGAGCCTCAACTCATGCACGCGCCCAGGGACAACAAAAAGCCCACACTAGTCGAGTGCCGAACATGTTGCAGTgtaaaaagcaaaggaaaggagcGAGCGGAGGCTTTTTCTACTATTTTATGTAAATCAGCGCATTTATCACATCATTGATTGCAGATTATGACATTTCtgaaatgatcagtttataggaAATAACCACATGACATTCGTTCTCTGACTCTAGCAGTGTTTTCTAGATGGTAGTAGGCATATGACGTGATTTGATGTGGCCGTGGAAATATAAATCTGAGTCCAGGATAACACTAAGGTTTCCTGCGTGACTCTTACTTACTCTTTCCTTCCATGGCCCAAAGACAATAACGGCTCTGCTGTCGGTGTTGGAGAAATTCAGAAGATACATTTCTTGTTTATTGTTTCTACTTTGCAGAAAGATTAAGACATTCGTCACTAATGCATTTTTGCTATTCAGTCCAGAGGAGAGCTCTCAGTGTCGCAGCCTCCCAGCCTGCTGCATGTGCAGGGGGCGGGGCCACCAATGACTCAACAACTCCTGTGCACGTGAGGGCAGAAACTCAACCCATCTTTCCAAACATCTAGTGACAGAGCATCACATACAGGCAGGTAATGCACCGTTTGTCACCACCTAGCTTGTAGTTCATTTCCTGTTACCTTCCTTCCACCTCAGCTATGGTGAATTCCACAACAATAATTCATTCAGGTGTCTGAGGTGTCTGCCATTTTCCCTgtttaagggttttttgggggagtttttcccttacccactgtgagggtccaggGACAGAgggactttattcttgtaatattgactttttttctcataaatattacaactttattcttgtaatattatgactttttttctcataaatattacaactttattcttgtaaatattatgactttttttctcataaaaattacaactttattctcgtaaatattatgactttttctcagttatgactttattctcgtaatattatgactttttctcagttacaactttattcttgtaaatattatgactttttttctcataaaaattacaactttattcttgtaaatattatgactttttctcagttacaactttattctcgtaatattttgactttttctctcataaaaattacaactttattcttgtaatattgaccttttttctcataaaaattacaactttattcttgtaaatattatgactttttctcgggacgactttattctcgtaatattacgacttaattctcgaaatctccgattttttttccttcaatatgGCCCTAATACTCAGTCGTAGAAAAAAGAACCAATAAGAGTACCGTTAAAGTACTGGATCGCCGAGCAGTATCGCTAAGAGTCGTAGAGTCATTAAAATCTTACCGACACCCATCCCTAAGCAAGAGTTTTATCTTGCTTGTGTCGACTGTGAATTAAGTTAATAACtcaccagacttcatttaaaaaaacagtaattatatTACCATAAAATACACTAAGTTAAAAGTTGATAGAAGCTAATTAAAGCTCATAAAAAGCTGTCCTGGTTCGTCTTTCCACTGCTCAAACAATCACCAACACTGGTTTAgttgaaattaacccttaacTCACAGAGTTAGATGTGAACACATGCTGCCTcgatacacgctaaaattactgttaatttaaatggagtctggtgggtttgccgATAGCTATTTTTGGGCTGTTTCcaagggatcctttccataatgttgtcagacacttagaataacaatctgagcctgtcagtggcaaaaacaaacacttttagtggatgtaaatggACGGtgtgttacactgcagcctgttttgctgtaGAAACTGTCGTCACctagacacaaaaatatgggaAAATAGGATTGAAAAACACGAAAGTCACCCTTGAGGTTAAGAATTTGGTTTCTCCCTTAAGTCGCTTAAAGAAAGCCAACTGTAAAAACTTCACTTAACTAAAAAAGCTTCACtaaaattagacaaaaactaACAACTGTAAACGGTGTTTGTCCACACTCACGCAGGTTTGATGGTGTCTTTATGTTTCTCGTGGATAAACGCCCCGGCTAGACCACCAGCACCTGAGTTGATATACTGAAAGAAGACAGGAAGTCATCACTTATACATGCGCAAAATTCACCCCGATACATGTTTGATGACACAATCAGTGGACACAAAGGACCCAGGTCTGACCTTGTAGGAGCACCAGCAGGCAAAGTCGACGCCCCAGTCGTGCAGTTTCAGCTCGGCGTTTCCGGCAGCGTGAGCGCAGTCAAAACCAACATAGCAGCTCTGAGAGACGGACAAAAGTAGAATTATTGCTTTGTGGTACTAAAAAGTATGAGCAGTATAAAGTACAGTATGTGCCtccaaaatgtagtggagtacaaGTAAAGTATGGAGTACATGAAATCAGGAAACATTAACAGGAAGTGACGATAGATTTATCCATGTTACCTTCCTTTGTCCGGCCTCGGTGATGGCGGCCATGTCGAACAGCTGCCCGGTGTAATACTGAACTCCGCTGAACATCACCACCGCGATGGAGTCGCCCTCCTTCTCGATCACCTCCAGGATGTCCTCAGTCCTCAGAGTCTCCTCTCCCTGAAGAGAACGCCAGGACGAAGCATTGATTGATGATCAGTTACAGACGTCAGTTGTGGGTGAGAGTTAAAGTAGATATGAATTGTGGGTAAACTGTGAGGCTCTGGTACCGGTCTGGGCGACAGCAGCAGCATGCTCTTCTGAGGGTCGAATCCTCGCAGCTGGATCTGAGATTCTACGGCGTACTGAGAAcgagacagaggagagacatTGGACTCAACACAAGAAGAGACAAGAGTACAGACGCACATTTCATTCACTgagtaaaacaaaaactgacaccttatctcataattacgaCAAAAGATCTTGTAACAACAAGATCCTGATGACGAACTTTCGAGATCCTGATCTAGATCCTGATCCAGGGATGAAGTTGCCATGTGTAATATACAGATGTGAAAGGCGTCAAAGCGGCAATATGTgacgacttcggaatgagaa
This genomic stretch from Epinephelus moara isolate mb chromosome 16, YSFRI_EMoa_1.0, whole genome shotgun sequence harbors:
- the kynu gene encoding kynureninase encodes the protein MDLFTGSTPRETLERVSASLGCSLTSAEVATYLDKHDKLRHLREKFLVPRIADLPPSDLSLVDGDKECIYLVGNSLGLQPKMAKKYLDEELEKWAKMGVHGHTEGSRPWAWAENNIEELMANVVGAKPEEVALMNGLTVNLHLLLLSFYKPTAARHKILLEDKAFPSDHYAVESQIQLRGFDPQKSMLLLSPRPGEETLRTEDILEVIEKEGDSIAVVMFSGVQYYTGQLFDMAAITEAGQRKSCYVGFDCAHAAGNAELKLHDWGVDFACWCSYKYINSGAGGLAGAFIHEKHKDTIKPALMGWWGHDLKTRFQMSNVMELQPGVNGFRLSNQPILLVCPLQASLQVFNMTSMQELRRKSLLLTAYLEYLIHHYYSEDPTQPHKPHVRILTPSDPQQRGCQLSLSFSIPIRKVFQELEKRGVACDMREPSVLRIAPVPLYNSFSDVHCFVETLGAAFTASSQ